The proteins below are encoded in one region of Clostridia bacterium:
- the noc gene encoding nucleoid occlusion protein — MLQERSGSVTKIVQIPISQISTNPYQPRKVFEQNQLEELASSIMEYGVIQPITVRRNFVGGYELISGERRLRASKLAGKTTIPCIIVDADENDSAVIALLENLQRADLTYMEEAEAIFHLMQEHKYTQEQLARKLGKSQSAIANKIRLLRLSEGVKKKLKENELTERHARALLRITDAQLQEKVLKMVCDKGLNVTQTDALVERTLERLASPTNEKEGKIKGIVELRMFLNTVNKAIDVVKRAGVPISAHKKDKGDCIEYVIKIPRDRDRVATTL, encoded by the coding sequence ATGCTACAGGAGCGAAGCGGAAGCGTAACTAAAATTGTGCAGATTCCCATTTCACAAATCAGCACCAACCCCTATCAGCCCCGAAAGGTTTTTGAGCAGAATCAGCTGGAGGAACTGGCATCAAGTATTATGGAATATGGTGTGATTCAGCCCATTACGGTGCGCAGAAATTTTGTGGGCGGATATGAGCTGATTTCGGGGGAGAGACGTTTAAGAGCCTCAAAGCTTGCGGGTAAAACGACCATTCCCTGCATCATTGTGGATGCGGACGAAAACGATTCGGCAGTCATTGCACTTTTAGAAAACCTGCAACGGGCAGATCTTACATATATGGAAGAGGCGGAAGCCATATTTCATCTGATGCAGGAGCACAAATATACCCAGGAACAGCTTGCCAGAAAGCTTGGTAAAAGTCAGTCTGCCATTGCCAACAAAATCAGACTTTTGCGGTTGTCGGAGGGGGTAAAGAAAAAGCTTAAGGAAAACGAGCTGACCGAACGGCATGCCAGAGCTTTACTTCGGATTACCGATGCACAGCTGCAGGAAAAGGTGCTGAAAATGGTGTGCGACAAGGGGTTAAATGTAACCCAGACCGATGCATTAGTTGAACGTACTTTAGAACGTTTAGCTTCGCCCACCAACGAAAAAGAGGGTAAAATCAAAGGTATTGTGGAGCTTCGTATGTTTTTAAATACTGTCAACAAAGCCATTGATGTGGTAAAACGGGCAGGTGTACCCATTTCGGCACACAAAAAGGATAAAGGGGACTGTATTGAATATGTCATCAAAATCCCGAGAGACAGAGATCGGGTTGCCACAACCCTTTAA
- a CDS encoding FAD:protein FMN transferase, with amino-acid sequence MRKKIIFVLAAIALVAGVLILRENVAWKETPLFAMDTYCTLKIKGNDQTIEKMVQCIKEADDKFDAYDEKSAVYALNRTGKTEDEELIALTAQLIGYHQKTDGAFDFSMKKISDVWGFETETPSVPEEIDFSLFGADKVAVTDEKVTLDGVEVDFGGVAKGYVTDQLADILEQDGVEEALLDLGGNIYAKGTHKIGIKNPKEGENLACVIEVTDKAVITSGVYQRFFEDDKGKKWHHILDPETGYPADSGLLSVTVIGDNATECDVLSTAFLVMGREKALKFCENFPVEVVLITKDSVYYTKGLEEKIQKGDPSYELKATF; translated from the coding sequence ATGCGAAAGAAAATTATATTTGTGTTGGCGGCAATTGCATTGGTCGCAGGTGTTTTAATTTTGCGTGAAAATGTGGCATGGAAGGAAACACCTCTGTTTGCCATGGATACTTACTGTACACTCAAAATCAAAGGAAACGACCAAACCATAGAGAAAATGGTACAATGCATCAAAGAGGCGGATGATAAATTTGATGCGTATGATGAAAAATCTGCGGTATATGCACTCAACCGGACGGGTAAAACCGAAGATGAAGAGCTGATTGCACTTACTGCACAACTGATAGGTTATCATCAGAAAACCGACGGTGCGTTTGATTTTTCCATGAAGAAAATTTCGGATGTGTGGGGCTTTGAAACAGAAACCCCAAGTGTGCCTGAAGAAATTGACTTTTCTTTGTTCGGCGCTGATAAAGTAGCCGTGACCGATGAGAAAGTAACCTTAGACGGCGTAGAGGTGGATTTTGGTGGTGTGGCAAAGGGGTATGTCACCGATCAATTAGCCGATATTTTAGAGCAGGACGGGGTAGAGGAAGCACTTTTAGACCTTGGTGGAAACATTTATGCAAAAGGGACGCACAAAATCGGCATTAAAAATCCCAAAGAGGGCGAAAACTTAGCCTGCGTCATAGAAGTGACCGACAAAGCGGTCATTACCTCAGGCGTGTATCAGCGCTTTTTTGAAGACGATAAGGGAAAGAAATGGCATCACATTTTGGACCCTGAAACGGGGTATCCGGCAGACAGCGGACTGCTGTCTGTGACGGTGATTGGTGACAATGCCACGGAGTGCGATGTGCTGTCCACTGCTTTCCTGGTTATGGGCAGGGAAAAGGCGCTGAAGTTTTGTGAAAATTTCCCTGTAGAAGTGGTTCTGATTACTAAAGATTCGGTTTATTATACCAAAGGTTTAGAAGAAAAAATCCAAAAAGGAGACCCTTCTTACGAATTAAAAGCGACTTTTTGA
- the nifJ gene encoding pyruvate:ferredoxin (flavodoxin) oxidoreductase has protein sequence MARKMKTMDGNNAAAHVSYAFTDLAAIYPITPSSVMAEVTDKWAADGRVNVFGEKVKVVEMQSEAGAAGTVHGSLAAGALTTTFTASQGLLLMIPNMYKIAGELLPGVINVSARCVASHALNIFGDHSDVYACRQTGFAMLCGGNVQEVMDLGAVAHLSAIKGRVPFLHFFDGFRTSHELQKIEIWDYEDLKEMMDWDAVNAFRNRAINPEHPVLRGTAQNPDIFFQAREACNTYYDAVPAVVEEYMNKVNAKIGTNYKLFNYYGAPDAEHVIIAMGSACDTIEETIDYLNANGGKVGLVKVRLYRPFSAKHLIDAIPDSVKQISVLDRTKEPGALGEPLYLDVCAALKNTKFDAIPVFTGRYGLGSKDFTPGDAAAVFANTEKKVFTVSIKDDVTNLSLDRVELPDTAPAGTTSCKFWGLGADGTVGANKNSIKIIGDHTDMYAQAYFDYDSKKSGGVTMSHLRFGTSPIKSTYLINKADFVACHNPSYVTKYDMLADLKPGGSFLLNCGWNAEELEKHLPGQIKRYLANNDISFYTIDGVQIAKELGLGGRINTILQSAFFSISKIIPEADAIKFMKDAATASYGKKGEAVVKMNHDAIERGATGYVKVEIPESWKTAEDTELTKKATGDRPELVEFVNELLIPMSAQKGNELPVSKFVDMADGTFPQGSAAYEKRGIAIDAPLWNPDTCIQCNFCSYVCPHAVIRPVVLTEEEAAAAPAEMVLTDMKGMPGYKFGITMSALDCTGCGSCANVCPGNKKNETLVMKPLDTVLDAQKGFDYGMKITPKAEVLAKFPETTVKGSQFKQPLLEFSGACAGCGETPYAKLVTQLFGDKMYIANATGCSSIWGGSAPSTPYTVNHEGKGPAWSNSLFEDNAEFGYGMFLAQNTIRNSLVKKIETIAEKGECASDAAKKFLETKDDTKANAVATEELVKALTDCGCDLGKEILAQKDYLAKKSVWILGGDGWAYDIGFGGLDHVLASGENVNVLVFDTEVYSNTGGQSSKSTPTGAIAQFAASGKEVKKKDLAQIAMSYGYVYVAQVSQGADMNQCLKAFHEAESYNGPSIIIAYAPCINHGIKGGMSKAQTEEKKAVDAGYWHLFRFDPRKIDKGENPFTLDSKEPSASYQEFIQGEVRYSSLMRQNPERAAELFAKAEATAKAKYEYLKKYAKLWDQE, from the coding sequence ATGGCAAGAAAAATGAAAACCATGGACGGTAACAACGCTGCGGCACATGTGTCTTATGCGTTTACCGATCTGGCTGCTATCTACCCGATTACACCTTCTTCCGTTATGGCTGAAGTAACTGATAAATGGGCTGCAGATGGCAGAGTGAATGTTTTTGGCGAAAAGGTTAAGGTTGTAGAAATGCAGTCTGAAGCAGGTGCGGCAGGTACCGTACACGGCTCCTTGGCAGCAGGTGCTCTGACCACCACCTTCACCGCTTCTCAGGGCTTATTGCTCATGATCCCCAATATGTACAAAATCGCAGGTGAATTGCTCCCGGGCGTTATTAACGTATCTGCTCGTTGCGTAGCTAGCCATGCGCTTAACATTTTTGGTGACCATTCTGACGTATATGCATGCCGTCAGACCGGTTTTGCAATGCTTTGCGGCGGTAACGTACAGGAAGTTATGGACTTGGGTGCAGTTGCACATCTGTCTGCAATCAAAGGCAGAGTTCCGTTCCTCCACTTCTTTGACGGTTTCAGAACCTCTCACGAACTCCAGAAAATCGAAATCTGGGATTATGAAGATTTGAAAGAAATGATGGATTGGGATGCTGTTAACGCTTTCCGTAACAGAGCAATCAATCCTGAACATCCTGTTCTCCGCGGTACTGCGCAGAACCCGGATATCTTCTTCCAGGCTCGTGAAGCATGTAACACCTATTACGATGCTGTTCCGGCTGTTGTTGAAGAATACATGAACAAAGTAAATGCTAAGATTGGCACAAACTACAAACTGTTCAACTACTATGGTGCGCCCGATGCAGAACATGTAATCATTGCTATGGGTTCTGCTTGTGACACCATTGAAGAAACCATCGATTACTTAAACGCTAACGGCGGTAAGGTTGGTTTGGTTAAGGTTAGACTTTACAGACCGTTCTCCGCTAAGCACTTAATCGATGCTATCCCGGATTCTGTTAAGCAGATTTCTGTTCTTGACAGAACCAAAGAACCCGGTGCATTGGGTGAACCCTTGTACCTCGACGTTTGCGCAGCTCTTAAGAACACCAAGTTCGATGCTATCCCGGTATTTACCGGTCGTTACGGCTTAGGCTCTAAGGACTTTACTCCCGGCGATGCTGCTGCAGTATTTGCAAACACTGAAAAGAAAGTATTCACCGTATCCATCAAGGACGACGTTACAAACCTCTCCCTGGATCGTGTTGAATTGCCCGATACCGCACCTGCAGGTACCACCAGCTGTAAGTTCTGGGGTCTTGGTGCTGACGGTACCGTTGGTGCTAACAAAAACTCCATCAAAATCATTGGTGACCACACCGATATGTATGCACAGGCATACTTTGATTATGACTCTAAAAAGTCCGGTGGTGTTACCATGTCTCACCTCCGTTTCGGTACTTCTCCCATCAAGTCTACTTACCTCATCAATAAGGCTGACTTCGTGGCTTGCCACAACCCGTCTTATGTAACCAAGTATGACATGTTGGCAGACTTGAAGCCCGGCGGAAGCTTCCTCTTAAACTGCGGTTGGAATGCTGAAGAATTAGAAAAGCATCTGCCCGGTCAGATTAAGAGATATCTTGCAAACAACGACATCAGCTTCTACACCATCGACGGTGTACAGATTGCAAAAGAACTCGGCCTTGGTGGTAGAATTAACACCATTCTGCAGTCCGCATTCTTCAGCATCTCCAAGATTATTCCTGAAGCAGATGCAATCAAGTTCATGAAAGACGCTGCTACCGCATCCTACGGTAAGAAGGGTGAAGCTGTTGTTAAGATGAACCATGACGCAATCGAACGCGGTGCAACCGGCTATGTTAAGGTTGAAATTCCGGAAAGCTGGAAGACCGCAGAAGATACCGAACTGACTAAGAAAGCTACCGGCGACAGACCGGAACTCGTTGAATTCGTTAACGAACTCTTGATTCCGATGTCTGCACAGAAGGGTAACGAATTGCCTGTTTCTAAGTTTGTAGACATGGCTGACGGTACCTTCCCGCAGGGTTCTGCTGCTTATGAAAAGCGCGGTATCGCTATCGATGCTCCCTTGTGGAATCCCGACACATGTATCCAGTGTAACTTCTGTTCTTATGTTTGCCCGCACGCTGTTATCCGTCCGGTAGTTCTTACCGAAGAAGAAGCAGCTGCAGCACCTGCTGAAATGGTTCTTACCGATATGAAGGGTATGCCCGGTTATAAGTTCGGTATCACCATGTCTGCTCTCGACTGCACAGGTTGCGGTTCTTGCGCAAACGTTTGCCCCGGCAACAAGAAGAACGAAACTCTCGTTATGAAGCCGCTTGATACTGTTTTGGATGCACAGAAGGGCTTCGACTATGGTATGAAGATTACTCCTAAAGCTGAAGTTTTGGCTAAGTTCCCCGAAACCACCGTTAAGGGCTCTCAGTTCAAGCAGCCCTTGCTTGAATTCTCCGGCGCTTGCGCAGGTTGCGGTGAAACACCTTATGCAAAACTCGTAACTCAGCTGTTCGGCGATAAGATGTACATTGCAAACGCTACCGGTTGTTCTTCCATCTGGGGTGGTTCTGCACCGTCTACACCTTACACCGTAAACCACGAAGGCAAGGGTCCGGCTTGGTCCAACTCCTTGTTCGAAGATAACGCTGAATTCGGTTACGGTATGTTCCTTGCACAGAACACCATCCGTAATTCCTTGGTTAAGAAGATCGAAACAATTGCAGAAAAGGGCGAATGCGCTTCTGATGCAGCTAAGAAGTTCCTCGAAACCAAAGATGATACAAAGGCTAACGCAGTTGCAACAGAAGAACTCGTAAAAGCTCTGACCGATTGCGGTTGCGATTTGGGTAAAGAAATCCTTGCACAGAAAGATTACCTCGCTAAGAAGTCCGTTTGGATCTTAGGTGGTGACGGCTGGGCATACGATATCGGCTTTGGCGGTTTAGACCATGTATTGGCATCCGGCGAAAACGTAAACGTTCTGGTATTCGATACCGAAGTTTACTCCAACACCGGCGGTCAGTCCTCTAAATCTACTCCTACCGGTGCAATTGCACAGTTCGCAGCTTCCGGTAAAGAAGTTAAGAAGAAAGACCTCGCGCAGATTGCTATGAGCTATGGCTATGTATATGTTGCTCAGGTTTCCCAGGGCGCAGATATGAACCAGTGCTTGAAGGCATTCCACGAAGCAGAATCTTACAACGGTCCTTCCATCATTATTGCTTACGCTCCCTGTATCAACCATGGTATCAAGGGCGGTATGAGCAAGGCTCAGACCGAAGAAAAGAAAGCAGTAGATGCAGGTTACTGGCATCTGTTCAGATTTGACCCCAGAAAGATTGACAAGGGCGAAAATCCGTTCACACTTGACAGCAAAGAACCCTCTGCTTCTTATCAGGAATTCATCCAGGGCGAAGTTCGTTACAGCTCTTTGATGAGACAGAACCCCGAAAGAGCAGCAGAACTGTTTGCAAAAGCAGAAGCTACTGCAAAAGCAAAATACGAATACCTCAAGAAGTACGCAAAGCTTTGGGATCAGGAATAA